TCTCCCTGGGGGGCGCCAGGGCTCGGAAGCTCGGACTATAACTCGGACTATAAAAAGTCGAGGGCGCGTTCCACTAGACCGCTCGGTTTTGCGCCACCGTACCCATGCCTAATCCTCCTGATTAAGCAGCCTAATGTTACCCCCCCCCCCCGGCTCACGAGTCAAGAACAGAAGCGGCCTTGTGCGACAAGTCCGTGAACTGAGTGCCCGATACAAGAGCGACCGCCGGGCGGCGCCCCTACCGCGCGGTCGCCGCCGCCTTGCTCCGAGCCCTCAAATACCGCGGCCGCTGGATCACCCAACGTTCACTTACAGCTCGAGTTGCGCGCCGAGTTCGACAACGCGGTTCACGGGGATCTCGAAAAACGCCGCTGCCGAAGGGGCGTTGCGAGCGAGCAGGATGTAGAGCCGCTTACGCCACTTCGCCATGCGGGCGCGTCCGGTCGGTAAAAGCGTCTCCCGCCCGAGGAAAAACGTGGTCGTCATCAAGTCGAACGCCAAACCTTTTGCTTGGCAAAGACGCAGCACGTGGCGAATCCGCGGCACTTCCATGAAACCGAAGTGCGCAATGATGCGATAAAAACCGCTGCCGAGCTCTTTGACTTCGATCTTTTCCTTATCGGGCACTTCCGGGCGCTTTTCCGTCAAGATGGACAGCAACACCACGCGTTTGTGGAGTGTTTTCGTGTGCTTGACGTAGTGCAGCAAAACCGCGGGAATTCCACGCGGCGTGGATGTCATGACCACTGCCGTACCGTCCACACGCACCACTTTTTGGTTTTCCACGTCGGCGAGAAAGGCCTCCTCGCTCAAGCTGGCCCGTTCCAGGAGTGCCGCGACTTCCGTGCGGCCGCGCTTCCACGTCGTGAGGATCGTGAACACCACGATGCCGACCGCGAGCGCAAACCAACCGCCGTGGGGAAGCTTCGGCAGGTTGGCCAGGAGAAACGCCAGGTCGAACAGCAAGAACAGGCTTGCTGCCGCCACGGCTGCCGCCAAAGACCATGACCACAACTCGCGCGTGACTGCGTAAAACAGCAACGTGGTTGCGGTCATGGTCCCGGTCACCGCCAGCCCGTAAGCGCCCGCCAATGCACTGGACGACTGGAAGCCCAACACCAGCAGCAAGCACAACGCCCCTAAAGCCACGTTGACCTGGGGAATGTAAATTTGGCCCGCCTGTTCTTCGGAGGTGTGGATGATGTTGAAGCGCGGCAAGTAACCAAGCTGCGATGCCTGATGCGTGAGCGAAAACGCGCCCGAAATCAATGCCTGAGAGGCAATGATGGTCGCCAGCGTGGCCAACCCAACTAACGGGTAGAGCATCCACGCCGGGGCCAACTCGAAAAACGGGTGCGTAACTTTGCCGCCCTCGGCGAGCAGTAAAGCGCCTTGCCCGAAGTAGTTCAGGAGCAACGCCGGAAACACCAAACCGTACCAAGCCAGCCGAATCGGGCGGCGCCCGAAGTGCCCCATATCGGCATACAGCGCCTCGCCGCCCGTGATGCACAGCACGACGGAGCCCAAGACCAGAAAGCCCTGCAGGCCGTTGCGGGCAAAAAACTCGATCCCGTGCCACGGATTTAAAGCCTCCCACACCCCAACTTCTCCATGGGGTTGCAACAAGATCGCCCGTAAACCCAACGCACCGATCACGAAA
This sequence is a window from Candidatus Binatia bacterium. Protein-coding genes within it:
- the kup1 gene encoding putative potassium transport system protein kup 1, encoding MADTGTEQSAAVAGGSVTGFKEEGQRSPVLGLALAALGVVFGDIGTSPLYAVRECFIGPHAVPISPHNVIGVLSLVFWSLTVVISVKYLVFVMRADNEGEGGILALLALVMPKETRVAFRRTVLIACGLFGAALLYGDGIITPAISVLSAVEGLNVATHAFEPYVVPIAAAILLLLFAVQRHGTGGLGAVFGPAMLVWFFVIGALGLRAILLQPHGEVGVWEALNPWHGIEFFARNGLQGFLVLGSVVLCITGGEALYADMGHFGRRPIRLAWYGLVFPALLLNYFGQGALLLAEGGKVTHPFFELAPAWMLYPLVGLATLATIIASQALISGAFSLTHQASQLGYLPRFNIIHTSEEQAGQIYIPQVNVALGALCLLLVLGFQSSSALAGAYGLAVTGTMTATTLLFYAVTRELWSWSLAAAVAAASLFLLFDLAFLLANLPKLPHGGWFALAVGIVVFTILTTWKRGRTEVAALLERASLSEEAFLADVENQKVVRVDGTAVVMTSTPRGIPAVLLHYVKHTKTLHKRVVLLSILTEKRPEVPDKEKIEVKELGSGFYRIIAHFGFMEVPRIRHVLRLCQAKGLAFDLMTTTFFLGRETLLPTGRARMAKWRKRLYILLARNAPSAAAFFEIPVNRVVELGAQLEL